Proteins from one Fragaria vesca subsp. vesca linkage group LG6, FraVesHawaii_1.0, whole genome shotgun sequence genomic window:
- the LOC101302277 gene encoding mitochondrial chaperone BCS1-like — MYAPADMLAHLGSTIGALLFVWTIFQQFFPYQLRNHIEKYSQRLVGYVYPYIQITFNEMTGERLMRSEAYSAIENYLSSKSSTQAKRLKGDIKTNQSLVLSMDDHEEVADEFEGVQVWWASGKLPKSQTLSYIPVNDEKRYYKLTFHKRKRDLIIGPYLAHVLKEGNAIKVRNRQRKLYTNNGSHWSHVVFQHPATFQTLAMEPEKKKDIIEDLMAFSKAEEFYTRIGRAWKRGYLLHGPPGTGKSTMIAAMANLLGYDLYDLELTAVKDNTELRKLLIETSSKSIIVIEDIDCSLDLTGQRRKQRKDKGDDEEEKDPREKVPKEERESKPSQVTLSGLLNFIDGLWSACRGERLIVFTTNHVEKLDAALIRKGRMDKHIEMSYCNFESFKVLARNYLKLESHSLFSTICLLLGEVNMTPADVAEHLMPKTLDGDVEICLMNLIHALEDEKENKSSTEVEAKDQDRESSDKK; from the coding sequence ATGTATGCTCCAGCAGACATGCTTGCTCATCTAGGTTCCACAATAGGTGCCTTACTGTTTGTGTGGACAATCTTTCAACAATTCTTTCCTTACCAACTTCGAAACCACATTGAAAAGTACTCACAGAGATTGGTGGGTTATGTTTATCCTTACATCCAGATTACCTTCAATGAGATGACAGGAGAGCGTCTGATGCGCAGTGAGGCCTATTCTGCTATTGAGAATTACTTGAGCTCCAAATCTTCGACGCAAGCTAAGCGGCTCAAAGGTGACATCAAGACCAACCAGTCTCTAGTTCTGAGCATGGATGACCATGAAGAAGTTGCTGATGAGTTTGAAGGTGTCCAAGTATGGTGGGCTTCTGGTAAGTTACCAAAATCTCAGACACTTTCATACATCCCCGTAAATGATGAGAAGAGGTATTACAAGCTCACTTTCCACAAAAGAAAGAGGGATCTCATAATTGGGCCTTATTTGGCTCATGTATTGAAAGAGGGTAATGCTATCAAAGTGAGGAACAGGCAAAGGAAGCTTTATACTAATAATGGGTCACATTGGAGCCATGTGGTTTTTCAGCACCCAGCAACATTTCAGACACTAGCAATGGAGCCAGAGAAGAAGAAGGACATCATTGAGGATTTGATGGCATTTAGCAAAGCTGAAGAGTTCTATACAAGAATTGGGAGAGCTTGGAAAAGAGGGTATTTACTTCATGGCCCTCCAGGAACTGGCAAGTCCACAATGATTGCTGCCATGGCCAATCTCTTGGGGTATGATCTCTATGATCTAGAATTGACTGCAGTCAAGGACAACACTGAACTGAGGAAGCTGCTGATCGAAACATCAAGCAAGTCGATTATTGTAATCGAAGACATTGATTGCTCACTTGATCTCACAGGTCAAAGGAGGAAGCAGAGGAAGGACAAAGGGGATGATGAGGAAGAGAAAGATCCAAGGGAGAAGGTTCCTAAAGAAGAAAGGGAAAGCAAGCCTAGTCAGGTCACACTTTCTGGGCTTCTCAATTTCATTGATGGGTTGTGGTCAGCTTGTAGAGGAGAGAGGCTTATAGTATTCACAACTAATCATGTTGAAAAGCTTGACGCAGCATTGATTCGAAAAGGAAGGATGGACAAGCACATAGAAATGTCATATTGCAATTTTGAATCATTCAAGGTGTTGGCTAGAAACTACCTTAAGCTTGAATCACACAGTCTGTTTTCCACAATCTGTTTGTTGCTGGGTGAAGTTAATATGACTCCAGCTGATGTAGCAGAGCATTTGATGCCCAAGACACTTGATGGGGATGTTGAAATCTGCCTGATGAATTTGATACACGCTCTTGAGGATGAGAAAGAGAACAAATCATCAACAGAAGTGGAAGCAAAAGATCAAGACAGAGAATCATCTGATAAGAAATAG
- the LOC101301984 gene encoding xylosyltransferase 1-like, translated as MKKLKSYYMHLRHQQQKTMELKWILPLAIGSIVSLFLLFLTTLTTSDGSPLLPFYRYSISLSNSVFIESKLHPLPISTLPPPPRFAYFVSGSNGDGKMLKRTLQALYHPHNQYVVHLDAESPPEERLDLQNYVSNHEVFKKFGNVRMITKANLVTYRGPTMVANTLHAAAILLKEGGDWDWFINLSASDYPLVTQDDLLHTFSYLPRDLNFIDHTSNIGWKEFQRAKPLIVDPGLYMTKKTDVFWVTQRRSVPTAFKLFTGSAWMALSKPFIDYCIWGWDNLPRTVLMYYANFISSPEGYFHTVICNAQEFRNTTVNTDLHFIAWDNPPKQHPHHLNLGDFPRMIGSNAPFARKFRKDDPVLDKIDSELLFKGPGMLVPGGWCTGRSENGSDPCSVIGDTTVLRPSPGAKRLELLISSLMSNENFRPKQCK; from the exons ATGAAGAAGCTGAAAAGCTACTACATGCATCTGAGGCACCAACAGCAGAAGACAATGGAGCTCAAATGGATCTTACCTCTCGCAATTGGCTCCATCGTCTCTCTCTTCCTCCTCTTCCTCACCACCCTAACCACCTCCGACGGCTCACCCTTGCTGCCCTTCTACCGCTACTCCATTTCTCTCTCCAACTCCGTTTTCATCGAATCCAAGCTCCACCCTCTCCCCATTTCCACGCTCCCTCCGCCGCCGCGGTTCGCCTACTTCGTCTCGGGGTCTAACGGCGACGGCAAGATGCTGAAACGGACGTTACAGGCGCTGTACCACCCGCATAATCAGTACGTGGTGCACTTGGACGCCGAGTCGCCGCCGGAGGAGCGGTTGGATCTGCAGAATTACGTTTCTAACCATGAGGTGTTTAAGAAATTCGGGAATGTTAGGATGATCACCAAGGCGAATTTGGTCACTTACAGAGGACCGACTATGGTGGCCAACACGCTCCACGCGGCGGCGATTTTGCTCAAGGAAGGCGGCGATTGGGATTGGTTTATCAATCTTAGTGCTTCTGATTATCCACTTGTTACTCAGGATG ATCTGCTGCACACATTTTCGTACCTGCCTCGGGATCTTAATTTTATTGATCATACTAGCAACATTGGATGGAAAGA GTTCCAAAGGGCCAAGCCGCTAATTGTGGATCCTGGGTTGTATATGACAAAGAAGACTGACGTGTTTTGGGTTACGCAGCGCAGGAGTGTGCCAACAGCTTTCAAGCTTTTTACAG GTTCTGCTTGGATGGCACTTTCAAAGCCTTTTATTGACTACTGTATATGGGGATGGGACAACCTACCTCGAACTGTTCTCATGTATTATGCAAACTTTATATCATCCCCAGAAGGATACTTCCACACTGTCATCTGTAACGCGCAAGAGTTCCGCAACACAACTGTGAATACTGACCTACATTTCATAGCATGGGACAATCCTCCCAAGCAACATCCTCACCACCTCAACCTTGGAGATTTCCCAAGGATGATTGGCAGCAATGCTCCATTTGCAAGGAAGTTTCGGAAAGACGATCCGGTGCTTGACAAAATTGATTCTGAGCTGTTGTTTAAGGGTCCAGGCATGCTTGTTCCTGGTGGCTGGTGCACAGGAAGAAGTGAAAATGGATCTGATCCATGTTCTGTTATTGGTGATACCACAGTTCTCAGGCCTAGTCCTGGAGCAAAGAGGCTAGAACTTTTAATCAGCTCGCTTATGTCAAACGAGAATTTCCGACCAAAACAGTGCAAATAA
- the LOC101308010 gene encoding uncharacterized protein LOC101308010, which yields MMKMGEMWPQLGSVMASVMFGYAMFQQFFPYQLRAPIEKYTQKLFGYVYPYIQISFDEYSGEWYKRSELFTTIQSYLSTKSSTDAKRLKAQDVKDSKSLVLAMDDNEEVTDEFQGIQLWWVCRKNPPKQSQFSFYPQTDDKKQYKLIFHRRHRDIIMGSYLDHVRKQGKAIAVGNRQRKLYINNPASNWSGWKATKWSPVVFEHPATFETIAMEPKKKKEIVDDLIKFSKGKDYYAKIGKAWKRGYLLYGPPGTGKSTMIAAMSNLMNYDVYDLELTTVKNNTELRKLLIDTPNKTIIVIEDIDCSLDLTGQRKKKKEKDDDECLKNLIEALETAKEEARVKAEEEVKLKAEEEAKEKAEKEAKLKEEEEAKLKPEKEEKEKVESAKDEVKCKLCNGTSAKQDGKENGVVH from the exons ATGATGAAGATGGGAGAAATGTGGCCTCAACTGGGTTCAGTTATGGCCAGTGTCATGTTCGGATATGCCATGTTTCAGCAATTCTTTCCTTACCAACTTAGAGCCCCCATCGAAAAATATACCCAGAAACTGTTTGGATATGTGTACCCTTATATCCAGATTTCCTTTGATGAATATTCCGGTGAGTGGTACAAGCGCAGTGAGCTCTTTACTACCATCCAAAGCTACCTCAGCACCAAGTCCTCCACAGACGCGAAAAGGCTGAAAGCTCAAGATGTCAAGGACAGCAAGTCTCTAGTCCTTGCCATGGATGATAATGAAGAGGTGACAGATGAGTTTCAAGGCATTCAGCTATGGTGGGTTTGCAGGAAAAACCCGCCGAAACAATCTCAATTTTCCTTCTATCCTCAGACTGATGATAAGAAGCAGTACAAGCTGATCTTTCACAGACGCCACCGCGATATAATCATGGGGTCTTATCTTGACCATGTGAGGAAACAAGGCAAGGCAATAGCAGTTGGCAACAGGCAACGAAAGCTTTACATTAACAATCCTGCTTCAAATTGGTCCGGATGGAAAGCAACTAAATGGAGCCCTGTGGTGTTTGAGCACCCTGCAACATTTGAGACCATAGCAATGGAGCCAAAAAAGAAAAAGGAAATTGTAGATGACCTCATCAAGTTCAGCAAGGGGAAAGACTACTATGCGAAAATAGGGAAGGCTTGGAAGAGGGGTTATCTTCTGTATGGGCCACCAGGCACTGGTAAGTCCACCATGATTGCTGCCATGTCTAACCTCATGAACTATGATGTTTATGATCTTGAGCTGACCACGGTGAAGAACAACACTGAGCTGAGGAAGTTGCTGATTGACACTCCTAACAAGACTATTATTGTGATTGAGGACATTGATTGCTCGCTTGATCTCACGGGGCAGCGGAAGAAGAAGAAGGAGAAGGATGATGATGAA TGTTTGAAGAACTTGATTGAAGCTCTCGAGACTGCAAAGGAGGAGGCAAGAGTAAAGGCCGAGGAAGAAGTGAAACTGAAGGCAGAGGAAGAAGCCAAAGAGAAGGCAGAGAAAGAAGCAAAATTGAAGGAAGAGGAAGAAGCAAAATTGAAGCCAGAGAAAGAAGAGAAGGAAAAGGTTGAGTCTGCTAAAGATGAAGTTAAATGTAAATTATGTAATGGAACATCAGCCAAACAAGATGGGAAAGAAAATGGAGTCGTTCATTGA
- the LOC101302567 gene encoding putative cell division cycle ATPase-like, with protein sequence MLKRMMMREMWLWPRLGSLGSVLASMMFAYAMFQRYFPHQLRSHIQRYTQKWFGCVYPYIQISFDEYSGELHKRSEVFTAIQSYLSTKSSTEAKRLKAKEVKGSKSLVLVMDDNEEVTDEFQGIKLWWTSRKTAPRQSSSFPFYPQPDEKRRYKLTFHRRHRDIITGTYIDHARKEGKAITVSHRQRKLYINNPPGYKTRKWSSVAFEHPATFESIAMEPKKKEDIINDLMKFSNGKEYYAKIGKPWKRGYLLYGPPGTGKSTMIAAMSNLMNYDVYDLELTTVKSNTDLRKLLIDTPSKSIIVIEDIDCSLDLTGQRKKRKERDEEDKEIKDPIRKMKEGEESKARQVTLSGLLNFIDGIWSACGSERIIVFTTNYVEKLDPALIRRGRMDKHIELSYCCYEAFKVLARNYLDLDSHELFGSIECLLGETNMTPADVAENLMPKSNVEDASSCLKNLIEALEVAKEEARVKAEEEARKKAEKEAKVKAKKEAKLKAEEEAILKAEKAEKETEESAKDEDKSIGTDNKL encoded by the coding sequence ATGCTCAAGAGGATGATGATGAGAGAAATGTGGTTGTGGCCTCGACTGGGCTCACTGGGTTCAGTACTGGCAAGTATGATGTTTGCTTATGCCATGTTTCAACGATACTTTCCCCATCAACTCCGGAGCCACATTCAAAGATATACACAGAAATGGTTCGGGTGTGTGTACCCTTACATCCAGATTTCCTTCGATGAATATTCCGGCGAGTTGCACAAGCGCAGTGAAGTGTTCACTGCCATCCAAAGCTACCTGAGCACCAAGTCGTCTACAGAAGCAAAACGGCTCAAAGCAAAAGAAGTCAAGGGTAGCAAGTCTTTAGTCCTTGTCATGGATGACAATGAAGAGGTGACTGATGAATTCCAAGGCATTAAGCTGTGGTGGACTTCCAGGAAAACTGCGCCTAGGCAATCTTCATCATTTCCTTTCTATCCTCAGCCTGATGAGAAGAGGCGTTATAAGCTCACATTCCACCGACGCCACCGGGATATAATCACAGGGACTTATATTGACCATGCGAGAAAAGAAGGGAAGGCAATAACGGTGAGTCATAGGCAAAGGAAGCTTTACATTAACAATCCTCCTGGATACAAAACGAGGAAATGGAGCTCCGTAGCCTTTGAACACCCTGCAACATTTGAGAGCATAGCAATGGAGCCAAAAAAGAAAGAGGACATCATCAATGACCTCATGAAGTTCAGCAATGGTAAGGAGTACTATGCGAAAATAGGGAAGCCTTGGAAAAGGGGTTATCTTCTGTATGGACCACCAGGCACTGGTAAGTCCACTATGATAGCTGCCATGTCTAACCTCATGAACTATGATGTTTATGATCTTGAGCTAACGACAGTGAAGAGCAACACTGATCTGAGGAAGCTGCTGATTGACACGCCTAGTAAGTCTATCATTGTGATCGAGGACATTGATTGCTCACTTGATCTTACGGGGCAACGAAAGAAAAGGAAGGAGAGAGATGAAGAAGATAAAGAAATAAAGGATCCGATCCGTAAAATGAAGGAAGGAGAAGAAAGCAAAGCAAGGCAGGTTACTTTGTCTGGGCTATTGAACTTCATTGATGGTATTTGGTCAGCTTGTGGAAGTGAAAGGATCATTGTGTTTACCACTAATTATGTGGAGAAACTTGATCCTGCTCTTATAAGAAGAGGAAGGATGGACAAGCATATTGAATTGTCTTATTGTTGCTACGAAGCTTTCAAAGTTCTTGCAAGGAACTACTTGGATTTAGATTCGCATGAATTGTTCGGAAGCATTGAATGCTTATTGGGGGAGACCAACATGACTCCAGCTGATGTAGCAGAGAATTTGATGCCTAAATCTAATGTAGAGGATGCCAGCTCTTGTTTGAAGAACTTAATTGAAGCTCTCGAGGTTGCAAAGGAGGAGGCAAGAGTGAAGGCTGAGGAAGAAGCAAGAAAGAAGGCAGAGAAAGAAGCAAAAGTGAAGGCAAAGAAAGAAGCAAAATTGAAGGCAGAGGAAGAAGCAATTTTGAAGGCAGAGAAAGCAGAGAAGGAAACAGAAGAATCTGCTAAAGATGAAGACAAAAGTATCGGAACAGATAACAAGTTGTGA